CCTTTGCGCCTGAAGTGCAACATTTGCCGGCATCGGGGCAAAACCGGATACGGGTAGAGATGAACACTCCGCAACACACCAACGGTGCGCCGGGCAAGCGCAGATTGTCGCGCCGTAAGCGTAATCTGACGTTGGTTACGCTGTTTTTTATTGTGGTGGCACTGGCAACCGCCATGATTTATTTTTTGGTTTGGCAGCATGAAGAAAAAACCGATGACGCCTATGTTGCCGGCCATTTGGTGCAGATCACGCCGCAGGTGGCGGGAACGGTGCGCAAAGTGCTGGTGGACGATACCGACACCGTCAAAAAAGGCGATGTGTTGGTGTCGCTGGACGACAGTGATTTCCAGCTTGCCTACGACCGCGCCCAAAACGAGCTGATTCAGGCCATACGCCAAAACAGGCAGCAAACCGCCGTTTCTTCACAGGCTAAAGCGCAGGTGTTGGCGCGCAAAGCCGATTTGGCCAAAGCGCAGGCCGATTTGCGCCGCCGCGAAAGCTTGGCGGGCACCGATGCGGTGTCGGGCGAAGAATTGAGCCATGCCCGTGCCGCCGTGGTGCAGGCGCAGGCCGCATTGAAGGCGGTGGAGGCTGAAGAAGCTTCGGCGCAGGCGGTGTTGGGTAAAAATATTCCTTTGCGCCAGCAGCCGGCCGTTCAGACGGCCGTCAGCCGCATCAAAGATGCCTGGCTGAATCTGCAGCGCACGCAAATCCGCGCACCGATGGCCGGCCAGGTGGCCAAGCGCAATGTGCAGGTGGGGCAGCGTATCGCCCCGGGCGCGCAGATGATGGCGGTGGTGCCGATGCACAATCTGTGGGTGGATGCAAACTTCAAAGAAGTGCAACTGCGCAAAATGCGTATCGGCCAGCCGGTGGAAATGACCGCCGATCTATACGGCAGCCGCGTGGTTTACCGCGGCAAGGTGATGGGCTTGTCGGCCGGCACCGGCAGCGCGTTTTCGCTGTTGCCGCCGGAAAACGCTACCGGCAACTGGATTAAAGTGGTGCAGCGTGTGCCGGTGCGCATCAGTCTGAGCCCTCAGCAGGTGAGGGCGCATCCTTTGCGGGTGGGCTTGTCGATGTCGGTTAAGGTGGATACTTCCGATGCCGCCGGTAAAACCATGGCCGAAGCGGGCGGCCGCAGCGCGGTAGCTGCCGAAACCGATATTGTGGACTGGGCCGCGGCAGATGCCTTAATCGAACAGATTTTCGAGAAATACGCCAAATAACGGGCAGGCCGTCTGAAACCTTGATTCAGACGGCTTCAATATCTTCAAGGCCGTCTGAAACAATCTTCAAGGCCGTCTGAAACAACCTAACCGCTGCCCGAGGCTGCGGGGTGAAGCTGATTTTATGGACCAAGCAAAAACCTATCCGCCTTTACAGGGCGCCGGCCTGGTGCTGGTAACGCTGGCGTTGAGCCTTGCCGTTTTCATGGAAGTGTTGGACACCACCATTGCCAATGTGGTGGTGCCGGTGATTGCCGGCGATTTGGGCGCGGCAGCCACACAAGGCACATGGGTGATTACCGCATTTGCCGTATCCAATGCCGTTTCCGTGCCGTTAACCGGGTTTGTGTCGCGCCGCTTCGGTGAAGTGAGGGTGTTTCTAGGCGCGGTTATCGGCTTTGTGATGACTTCGTGGTTGTGCGGCATGGCGCCGAATCTGCAGTTGTTGGTGTTGTTCAGGGTGTTGCAGGGCTTGGCGGCGGGGCCGTTGATTCCGTTGTCGCAAAGTTTGCTGATGGCTTCGTATCCGCCTGAAAAGCGCACGCAGGCATTGGCACTGTGGGCGGTAACGGTAGTGGTGGCGCCGGTTTTGGGGCCGATTCTGGGCGGCTGGATTTCCGACAATTGGCATTGGGGCTGGATTTTCTTTATCAATATTCCTGTCGGCATTGCCGCCGCGTGGATAACGTGGAAACAGCTCGGCCACAGGGAAACCGAAATCAAAAAAACGCCGATAGACTATACCGGTTTGGCGTTGATGGTGCTCGGTGTGGGCGCCTTGCAGATGATGCTCGACCGGGGCAAAGAGCTTGATTGGTTTGCTTCGGGCGAAATTATCGCGTTGGCGGCGGTGGCGGTAGTGTGTTTGACCTATTTTGTGGTGTGGGAGCTGGACGAAGAACATCCCGTGGTGGATTTGTCGCTGTTTAAAGACCGCAATTTCACTGTGGGCGTTATCGCCACATCATTGGGTTTTATGGTGTATATGGGTTCGCTGGTGTTGTTGCCGCTGGTGTTGCAGTCGAATTTTGGCTACACCCCGACTTGGGCGGGCTTGGTGGCCGCGCCTGTGGGCATACTGCCGGTTATCTTAACGCCGCTTATCGGCAAATTCGGCGGCCGCATCGATATGCGCTGGCTGGTAACGGCCAGTTTTCTAGTTTTTGCCTTCACCTTTTATTGGCGCACCAACTTCTATGCGGGGATGGACATGGCCAATGTGGTTTGGCCGCAGTTTTGGCAAGGCTTGGGTGTGGCGATGTTTTTCCTGCCGCTTACCGCCGTTACCTTGTCGCGCATGCAGGGCGCGCAGATTGCAGCCGCCGGCAGTCTCTCGAATTTTCTGCGGGTGTTTATGGGTGGGGTGGGCGTGTCGGTGGCAACTACGCTGTGGGAGCGCCGGGAAGCGCTGCACCATGCCCGTCTTGCCGAAGAAATCACACCTTATTCACCGACCGCCCAACAGGCTCTGCAGAATATGGCGCAGGCAGAAATCGGGGCAGAAGAAGGCTTGACCGTTATCGTCAAAAATATTACCCGGCAGGGTTTTATTATCGGGTCGAACGAAATTTTTTGGGCAGGCAGCCTGCTGTTTGTTGCAATGATAGTTGTGGTTTGGTTTGCCAAACCACCATTCGGCCCGCCGGGAGGGGGAGGGCATTGATGTATGTTAAAGGCCGTCTGAAAATGTTTTCAGACGGCCTTTAAACCATTTGTTTGATTATCGCAAGCTGAGTAACAAATCCCGAAACACATTCGGATCTTTGATAAAAGTCATCTCGCCTTCTTGCGGAAAGTGAAAGTCCAATAAACGGGAAACCCAAAAACGGACGCAGCCTGCACGTTTGGCAACCGGATAATAACGGTTTTCCGCTTCGCTTACAGGCCGTACACTTTCGTAGCCTGCCCGCAGGGCAGCCTCCAGCCCCGCATCCAGTTTGTTGTCGGCAGTGCGCGCCCAATCATTGGCGGCGATGGCCAGGTCATACATGAAATTACCGTTGCAGGCATAATAAAAATCAATGAAACCCGCCACCTGATCGCCATCGAGCAAAACATTGTCTTTAAATAAATCGGCATGGATAACCCCCGAAGGCAGATGGCCGCCGCTGTTATTGTCTAAAAAAAGCATTTCGCTCTGGAGCAGGCCGGCATCTCCGCTGTTTAATACGGGCTGCAATTTGATGCCGGCATCGTGCCACCACTGCGTATAACGCGGATTGTTCATTTTCAAAGGAAAACTCCGGCCGGCCAAATGCATTTTGGCCAACATGGCGCCGGTATGGAAGCATTGGCTTTCAGACGGCCAGCTGGTGTCGGAACCTTTCAAACGCGTAACCAAACAGGCCGGTTTGCCCGCCAGCACCGAGTCTAAACGCCCATCTTTGCGGGCAACCGGAGTGGGGCAGGCAACACCGTTTTCGCTCAAATGCTGCTTGAGCATTAGAAAAAAAGGCAGCTCTTTCTGTTTTAACGCCTCAAACACCGTCAGCACAAAACATCCGGCAGTAGTGGTGAGAAAGTAGTTACTATTGGTTATCCCTTGGGCAATGCCCTGTAAAGACACAAAATCACCCAAATCATAATCCATTAGAAACCGATGCATTTCATCATCAGAAACACTAGTGTAAACCGACATGGCCGAGCCTTCATTAAAACGAAAAACGAATTCTGTATCATATCAAACAAGCGCACTCATCGGGCGGGCAAGATAGGTTTAAAATACAGACCGTGGGCAGGGGGGGCAACAAACAACATTTAAGTTGGCAACAAAATTTCCATATAAAACATTTTGTTGTAATTTTTTTGTATTGATTTTTTGTATATTGTGTTGACGGTTGGAGTTGGGGTTGTGTATAGTTCGCTTTCTGCTCCGGTGTCGGAGCTGTTCTTTAACAACACAGATTACCGATAAGTGTGGGTGCCTTAGGCCCTGCACTGCGTAGAGACAGACAAGGAACAGACTTGTCGGTTTCTTTGAAGCAGACCAGAAGTTTTAAGTTAGAGATTGAACATAAGAGTTTGATCCTGGCTCAGATTGAACGCTGGCGGCATGCTTTACACATGCAAGTCGGACGGCAGCGGGGGAGTGCTTGCACTTCTGCCGGCGAGTGGCGAACGGGTGAGTAATGCATCGGAACGTACCGGGTAGTGGGGGATAACTGTCCGAAAGGGCGGCTAATACCGCATACACTTTGAGAAGGAAAGCGGGGGACTTTACGGCCTCGCGCTATCTGAGCGGCCGATGTCTGATTAGCTGGTTGGTGGGGTAAAGGCCTACCAAGGCGACGATCAGTAGCGGGTCTGAGAGGATGATCCGCCACACTGGGACTGAGACACGGCCCAGACTCCTACGGGAGGCAGCAGTGGGGAATTTTGGACAATGGGGGCAACCCTGATCCAGCCATGCCGCGTGTCTGAAGAAGGCCTTCGGGTTGTAAAGGACTTTTGTCGGGGAAGAAAAGGTGGTTGCTAATATCAACTGCTGATGACGGTACCTGAAGAATAAGCACCGGCTAACTACGTGCCAGCAGCCGCGGTAATACGTAGGGTGCGAGCGTTAATCGGAATTACTGGGCGTAAAGCGGGCGCAGACGGTTACTTAAGCAGGATGTGAAATCCCCGGGCTTAACCTGGGAACTGCGTTCTGAACTGGGTAGCTGGAGTATGTCAGAGGGGGGTAGAATTCCACGTGTAGCAGTGAAATGCGTAGAGATGTGGAGGAATACCGATGGCGAAGGCAGCCCCCTGGGACAATACTGACGTTCATGCCCGAAAGCGTGGGTAGCAAACAGG
This genomic interval from Neisseria musculi contains the following:
- a CDS encoding efflux RND transporter periplasmic adaptor subunit; its protein translation is MNTPQHTNGAPGKRRLSRRKRNLTLVTLFFIVVALATAMIYFLVWQHEEKTDDAYVAGHLVQITPQVAGTVRKVLVDDTDTVKKGDVLVSLDDSDFQLAYDRAQNELIQAIRQNRQQTAVSSQAKAQVLARKADLAKAQADLRRRESLAGTDAVSGEELSHARAAVVQAQAALKAVEAEEASAQAVLGKNIPLRQQPAVQTAVSRIKDAWLNLQRTQIRAPMAGQVAKRNVQVGQRIAPGAQMMAVVPMHNLWVDANFKEVQLRKMRIGQPVEMTADLYGSRVVYRGKVMGLSAGTGSAFSLLPPENATGNWIKVVQRVPVRISLSPQQVRAHPLRVGLSMSVKVDTSDAAGKTMAEAGGRSAVAAETDIVDWAAADALIEQIFEKYAK
- a CDS encoding DHA2 family efflux MFS transporter permease subunit, coding for MDQAKTYPPLQGAGLVLVTLALSLAVFMEVLDTTIANVVVPVIAGDLGAAATQGTWVITAFAVSNAVSVPLTGFVSRRFGEVRVFLGAVIGFVMTSWLCGMAPNLQLLVLFRVLQGLAAGPLIPLSQSLLMASYPPEKRTQALALWAVTVVVAPVLGPILGGWISDNWHWGWIFFINIPVGIAAAWITWKQLGHRETEIKKTPIDYTGLALMVLGVGALQMMLDRGKELDWFASGEIIALAAVAVVCLTYFVVWELDEEHPVVDLSLFKDRNFTVGVIATSLGFMVYMGSLVLLPLVLQSNFGYTPTWAGLVAAPVGILPVILTPLIGKFGGRIDMRWLVTASFLVFAFTFYWRTNFYAGMDMANVVWPQFWQGLGVAMFFLPLTAVTLSRMQGAQIAAAGSLSNFLRVFMGGVGVSVATTLWERREALHHARLAEEITPYSPTAQQALQNMAQAEIGAEEGLTVIVKNITRQGFIIGSNEIFWAGSLLFVAMIVVVWFAKPPFGPPGGGGH
- the thrB gene encoding homoserine kinase, translating into MSVYTSVSDDEMHRFLMDYDLGDFVSLQGIAQGITNSNYFLTTTAGCFVLTVFEALKQKELPFFLMLKQHLSENGVACPTPVARKDGRLDSVLAGKPACLVTRLKGSDTSWPSESQCFHTGAMLAKMHLAGRSFPLKMNNPRYTQWWHDAGIKLQPVLNSGDAGLLQSEMLFLDNNSGGHLPSGVIHADLFKDNVLLDGDQVAGFIDFYYACNGNFMYDLAIAANDWARTADNKLDAGLEAALRAGYESVRPVSEAENRYYPVAKRAGCVRFWVSRLLDFHFPQEGEMTFIKDPNVFRDLLLSLR